The Brassica oleracea var. oleracea cultivar TO1000 chromosome C7, BOL, whole genome shotgun sequence sequence ATAAATCATATTTCATCAAATATCGATTAGGTTTGACACTTTAATCTCATTAAATATTATTTTTACGTACGTGGATCTGTATTTGAAAGATGACTTTTGGTATATTTGGTTTGGTTTAGTTACACTAAATTTTGTTTCGGTTTTGTTCGGTAAAATATGGAACCAATTGGTTTCTTTTGTGAAACACTTCTAAACAACCAGATTTGTGTGTGTTTGGTCACGAGAGAAGAAACAACGTATTCTAGAGTTTCTAAATTCTTACCTTTATGTTGGTTTTTGTTGTTCAGGGAGGTAGAATAGCATTTGCAGGTCAAGTAGCAAATCACGTGAACACGGTGTCACAAGTAGTGAACATACTCGGTGATGAGGACCAAGCCTCCAGTTACCTCAGCAAATGTATTTACTCTATCGGCTTAGGCAGTAACGATTACCTCAACAACTACTTCATGCCCACTTTTTACTCTACCGGTAACCAATTCTCGCCTGAATCCTATAGCGACGATCTCATTGCCCGTTACACCGAGCAACTCCGGGTTCGTAACACACTCTCTTAAGTTCTATATTCTCTACTTCTGTGAGTGGGACTGAAGTATTCCATGTTTTTTTTGTTTGTAACCGAGCAGATATTGTACAACAATGGAGCAAGGAAGTTTGCGTTGATAGGAGTCGGTGCCATCGGTTGCAGCCCGAACGAGCTAGCTCAGAACAGTAGAGATGGGAGAACATGTGACGAAAGGATCAACTCTGCGAACAGAATCTTCAACAGCAAGCTCATATCAATAGTCGACAATTTTAACCAAAACACTCCTGATGCTAAGTTCACTTACATCAACGCATACGGCATCTTCCAAGACATCGTTGCAAACCCTGCTCGCTACGGTATTAAACCAGTCTTCAAAACTGTAATCAAAATATCTCATAATAATTTTGCTCAAATTGTTTGTTTACGTTTGCAGGGTTTACAGTGACAAATGCAGGGTGTTGTGGAGTTGGGAGGAACAATGGACAGATAACTTGTCTTCCTGGTCAAGCCCCATGTTTGAATAGGAATGAGTATGTGTTTTGGGATGCGTTTCATCCCGGTGAAGCTGCGAATGTCATTATCGGAACAAGATCGTTTAGGCGAGAAGCTGCTTCCGATGCTCATCCTTATGATATTCAGCAGCTAGCAACTCTCTAAGTTGAGAGTGACAGAAAGATAAAGAAACTTGTTGTTTTTGCTTGTATAAGTGTTTTGATAATTGAAACTGAGTTTGGACTCGTGAAGAAAAAGTTATGTCCTATATGGTTTGTTTGATGTGATAAGTGTTTATGTAATGATTTGGAGTTAGAGTTTCATCTTTTATGTTTTATTTACTCTATTATAAATTTGATTTTTTCGTTTCTTATGTATTAGTCTTTTGCGCAATGTGTTTAAACTTAAGAAAGTGAAACCAAACAAGAGGCTAAAATCAGCAATAGGATGTAGTACTACAAAAGAGGATGGACAATGATGAAATATATAACTCTTTAAACACATTTGTTAAAATCAATGGAACAACAGATGGAATGAAACTAAGAATCATCATATTGTCAGCTTTCTTGTTTTGTTCATATTAGGCCTCTAATTTTGAGAATGAGCTGAAAATAAAGCCTATTTTGCGTGGTTCCTTTGTTTACCAGCAGGGATGACTAAGAATCCAAAGATGTCATTCTTACACAAATCTTTTATTATCTCCTTCAGAATATTTTTTGCTGGATAGAGAAGATATTGAGCTCCTTATGATTTACTGTTCGGTCATGTTCTCCTCCAAGTCAGCAAAGAAAATGCGGATATCTTGTTGTTAACCAAGGCAGGTGCTATTAACTTGAAAAGCAAACAAAAAGTTTTTGATCATGAGTTGGGTTTTGTTCAATCAACTTCTTGTTACTATCAGGTACACAACCTATTAGGGATATTATATCCCACATGGACAATTCTAAGAGACCTTAACTAATATATAAAAAGTTCGGGCTAATCCACTAATTACCAATTGGTTTTAAGTTGGAAGCTCATAGTTAACCCGAATCTGACATGGTATCAGAGCCCAGATCCTAAATACTCTAAATCTAACATGGTATCAGAGCCCCGACCGGGTATAAAGGCCGTAATTAACTCGCTCGACTGAGTATAAATGTCTTAAAGTTTCGAAATTTCTGGCCGATAAGAGCCATCATCTCGAGGAGGGGTATTAGAGATATTATATCCCACAACGAGAATTCTAAAAGACCTTAACTAATATATAAAGGGTTAGAGCCAATTTACTAATTATCAATTGTGTACATAATTGGTCGTTTTTAATATAGCCACATTATTAATGCAACAATTCCACTTTTGTTTTATTGAATACTCCACCATCTTCATCTTCTCCAAGTGCATTCTGTGATAAAAGTGTATAAAGATTTACCTAGTATTAAAAAGAATATGATATTGACTTTTGCAGGCTAACAAAATCTCAACAAAAAGGACTAATACATGACTCGAGCAAGCTAATTTAAAAAAAAAAATTATTAGGAACATTTCAAGTCGTGTTCGTTCATGGTCATAGAATCGATACAATCCTATATGCTAATTTTTAGAGTGGTTTCAGTGATCCACTTAAAAAGTCTATAGAACAACTTTGAGTAAACGATAGAAGTAGTAAACCTGAAGAACAAACACAAATTAAAAAATCATATAGTGTTTGATAGAAAGGTTTTATTATAGAAGTCACGATTTATATAACATAGAAAGGTTTTATTATGTTCTTAAAACATAGTCATCTTTATTTATGTTAAAGTTGTTGGCAATGTGGACTTAATGTGATATTAATAAGAATAAATGATAAGACAAATTAATGTAACTATTTTCTAGTCGATGGTCCAAAATGAAATATCACACATGAATCAAGGTTGTGACTTCTGTTTTAATATATAAGAAGTGTCAGATTTGAACTGGTAGTTGCGGAGAAGAGATTAAACAATTGTCCATGGTCTAAACAGAATATGGGTTTAGACCCAAAAAAAATTGAATTAAAAAAGAAGTTTAATGTTTTCAATATAATAATTACAGGAAATAAAATGATTTTTGTATCTGTGCATAAGAGATCGTTAGTATGATTAATCAGTCTTTTTTGTTAGTTCGGTTTTACAAAATTCTACCAAATGGAGCTGCCCAAAAATTTGATTTGGTTTTGGCTATTTCAGTTTATAAAAATATGTCAAACAAATCAAAGCTTTTGGTTTTTATTTGATGAATAACTAAAAATAAATTAGACTTTCATA is a genomic window containing:
- the LOC106306881 gene encoding GDSL esterase/lipase At5g45670, which produces MAKMCLMIIIVAVAINMIASDPIAPCYFIFGDSLVDNGNNNQLNSLARANYFPYGIDFSQGPTGRFSNGKTTVDVITELLGFDDYITPYAAARGEDILRGVNYASAAAGIREETGRQLGGRIAFAGQVANHVNTVSQVVNILGDEDQASSYLSKCIYSIGLGSNDYLNNYFMPTFYSTGNQFSPESYSDDLIARYTEQLRILYNNGARKFALIGVGAIGCSPNELAQNSRDGRTCDERINSANRIFNSKLISIVDNFNQNTPDAKFTYINAYGIFQDIVANPARYGFTVTNAGCCGVGRNNGQITCLPGQAPCLNRNEYVFWDAFHPGEAANVIIGTRSFRREAASDAHPYDIQQLATL